The genomic DNA ATTTGGGCATGAATGTATCCATATAAAAAACAAACCTATCGTTATGATGTCTTTCTAATAAATGCACCAATTCGTGTACGATTACATATTCCAAACAGGTTTTTGGTTTTTTAGCTAGCTCTAAATTTAACCAAATTCGCTTTGCTTCAATATTGCAAGACCCCCATTTGGTACTCATTTGTTTGATGCTCCAATCGTGGCATTGTACCCCAATAATAGGCTCCCATTTGGCTAGCAATACAGGAATTTGTTTTTTTAACTGGCTGCGGTACCATTCTTTCATTAAGGTGGCTTTTTGTGCTCGGGTTGTTGTTGCCTTTACATAAAAATCCAACCGTTTTACGCGGTTAAATTCAATTCTATTTTTCCCTTTTTCTTCAATAATGACATGTAACAAAACTCTTTTCCCTTGAATATAATGGCTTTCTCCGGATACATAGGTTCTTGGGGTTTCTCGAGATTGCCCTGCAAAGGATTTGATATGTTGTTTGATCTTCCCTAGTTTTGAGATGGCAAACAGGCGTACTACTTCGGGAGCTGTTTGTTGTGGAACGGATAGCCTGATACTGCCCGTA from Tenacibaculum maritimum NCIMB 2154 includes the following:
- a CDS encoding M48 family metallopeptidase, producing the protein MSISIETIKIANFQIEVLRKNIANMYLAVHPPTGSIRLSVPQQTAPEVVRLFAISKLGKIKQHIKSFAGQSRETPRTYVSGESHYIQGKRVLLHVIIEEKGKNRIEFNRVKRLDFYVKATTTRAQKATLMKEWYRSQLKKQIPVLLAKWEPIIGVQCHDWSIKQMSTKWGSCNIEAKRIWLNLELAKKPKTCLEYVIVHELVHLLERHHNDRFVFYMDTFMPKWRMHRNTLNSLPLAPYEGGY